In Hypanus sabinus isolate sHypSab1 chromosome 10, sHypSab1.hap1, whole genome shotgun sequence, the genomic stretch ggggccactgcacagaatcggGAAGAAGGCTGCCgagagctgtaaactcagccagctccatcgtgaacACCAGCAAAaggcggtatccatcattaagaacccccatcacccaggacatgcccttttctcactgctaccatcaaggaggtggaacaggagcctgaagaaacgcACTCATTTTagaaccagcttcttcccctccaccatcggatttctgaatggacaatgaacatgtgtacaatttcctttcttttcctctctttttgcaccatttatctaatttttaatataactgtaatttttagtttttattacgtattgcaatgtcctgctgccacaaacacGATACATGCCAGTGACTGTGACACCAACAGAATCTGAACCAACTAATGGTGGAATGGGGCTTGCAGCGAGACTTGGGGGGGCAATAGACTGGTCTTTAATCTGAACCGGTACCGTATAGGTTTAGAGCAGCACTCCCCTTCAAGACCATTACCACCTCAGAATCCTTACAAAAAAAAGTCAATCTTTGGTGTCCGACTGTAATTTATTCTTTCCATTGCACTGTGGTGCAGGGAGAGCGGTGACAGCGAGGCGTGCTAACGCCACATTGTATCAGAACAAAAGAGATTGGGTGACTCAGGGATTCCAAGAGCTGTCATCTCATAAACAGATTTAAAAAAAGATCCTGAATGATCTCATGTGAACCAGGAAGATATTAATGCAGACCGGCTGCGTTTCATCCAGCAAAATAAACATGAACGTGTGATTTAAAATATCCAAAGATTGTacaaagtgcaaaaaaaaccctCTCCGGGTTCAAAGGAAAACAGCAGATCAATCTACACCCGGGCATAGTCAGATTTACAGCGACTGAGAAGATGGACGGAATCTGTACAAACGTCCTCACTCGTCTGCTTTTACAACGCGGCTTCCTACATTTTAACCTTTGCATTAAATTGCCCAAGTCAACTAAAAGCACAATCCATAAAGGTTAAAGACATTtaagggggaaaggggaggggggaaacaaAACAGTTCTTCCTATTGCAATAGTAAACTGTGCTCCTCCCTCGCGTCTCTCGCACTGAAACTTGCAGATGCCTGATCACGAATCTACATCTGAGATCAGTCTTTTGTGTCAGGGGAAGTCACGTGATCTGTCCCTACTGCTGATGTTGCAAATTCCCTCCCCCTGAAGTACGGTGATGCAGCAAAAGTTAAGTGCACCATTCTCACGGGTCCTCATGCTAAAGTACCGCCAACCCCCACCGCCCCGATCTACATCAAGGGATcgaattcaaaggagatgtgaggggcaacttttcttcacatggagtggtgggtgtctggaatgcactgctggcggcggtggtagaggcagacacattggAGATGATTAGATAGCACGTGAACGTGAGGGAAATGGAATGATATGGACATTTGATGACTAGTTTAATTGGTCCTGCACAACACTGGGAACCAAGGGGTCTgctcctgtgctgttctatggtTTATTTTCTGCCGGAGGAAAGATTCACAATAGCAGGTTTCAAAAACCACAGAAGAGTGCAAAACTTATGTTGCTGTGCTGTTTACTCTGTTCCTACATCACAGCAACATCCTTCCAAAACCCATCTTTTGTTTGTCAATAATCGCTGAAAATATTAGCATAAAAGACCCTGTTTTCTGTCTGGCAAGTGCAAATTGCTCAGAGTCACTCTCAGTTCGGGCTTTGCAAGGAGCTAAATGGAAGCTTTGTTGAAGGTTTATATCCCTTGCCAAATTCCAAAGGCTGAATTATTGCCAAGCAAGTATAACAgtctaaagggggagggaagtGGGGAAGGGAGAGTGAATTTACAGATTTACCCCACACAATcctggttttgtgtgtgtgtctgtgtgtgtgtgtgtgtgtgtgtgtgtgtgtgtgtgtgtgtgtgtgtgtgtgtctgtctgtctgtgtgtgtgtgtgtctgtgtgtgtgtgtgtgtctgtctgtctgtgtgtgtgtctgtgtgtgtgtgtgtgtgtctgtctgtctgtgtgtgtgtctgtgtgtgtgtgtgtgtgtgtgtgtgtgtgtgtgtgtggcctatggCAATTCTGGCACTCTCCAGAGTTGCTatcagtttttttaaaatcaataatCCTTGCAAACTACTCACTAATAGTTATAAAAGCCACGTTACTAGAGTCAAAGTACACGCACTGTTGCCATGTTCTGCACTGAAAGAGAAAAGTCTGCAGTTTTCAAGGTCAAACCATAGCAGGTTCCTTGTACTTGTACACAACCTCACGCCCTACTGTATACAGTGACATCACACTGATCAGCACTTGTCAATGCACAATACCAACGCTCCACCCGCCAGAACCTTACTGGTTACAAGGAAGAAGTAGTCACACACACTAAAAGGTATTAATAAAATGCCAGAAAACTGTATTTGGCAATTTTAACAAGTGCATACAGGTACAGCTAGAAGCATTCAGGGTTTTTTTGCGAAGTGCTCTGGAAGCAATGTTAGTCACAGTCTTACATTTAACAGTTACTGTCACCAAGAAAAGGCCAGTACAGAAAGATTTCGCCATTAAGGTATAATAACGATTTACATCAACAGAGAGAAAAATTGGGGACGGTCATTATGAGAACATACCTCGGTAATCTTCAAAAAATATAGAAAGACAATGTATTGAAAATCAAAATTTTACAGCCATGTTTACTTGTTGAATATATACAATTAATCAGTTTTTCTGGTGGATGGGTAAGGTTTCAAAAgagtgtctttttttaaaaaaaacacaacacacaAACGAATCACgggtctctctctttctttaCTTTGACGTCTCCAGCCAGAATGGTGGCGATCTCACCTTGCATGAAGGCCCAGGGCACGTTGGAGCCGACCAGCGGGCACTTGTCGCCGCTGGGGCAGTACACTTCGCCGGTGGCCCCTTGCTGCTTGATGCTCTCCCGGGAGCAAGGGAAGCAGAACTTGTGCGAGGGCACTGACGGACACTGCACGAAGTGCGTGTCCTCCAAGCGTTCGTGGCATATTGTACAGCAGAGCGGCACACTGCTGGGCACCGAGGAGTCTGGAATGTTTGGCGGGTGGACCGGCTCCATGCCCGGGTGAGGGGTGCCCACCGGCGCCGGCGGCACGTCGCGGTGACCCAGTCGCCGCTGGTTCAGCGAGGACGGCGACAGGGGGCTGCTGCTGTTGCGGCGGGTGGTCGAGTGAACCTGACCTGCTTCCTTGGGTGAGTGCACGCTGCCCGCGTTGTCAGCCACCAGTATCAGAGCCGCCATGGGCGACTGTCCGTTCTGCCCGGCGTCCGGCGGCGTTGAATGTGGAGAAGGTGACGGGGCGTACGACACAGGGGTCACCTTCAGGCCGTCGGCCGAGAGCGGCAGCCACGACTGCCCCTCTCCGTTGACCTTGTTGCCGAGGGGGGGTCCCCCACCTTCAGACTCAGGCTCGGGGGATGCTTTCCGCTTGCGGCCTCCTCGGGTacctgatgggagggggaggggagaggggtgggggaggggagggaggtcgGGACGTTACATTAAAGGTCTGACCCATCAACACAAGGACTACAAGCCGATACAGCCCACGACACTTCCTGGAAGGAGCTCGCCGCTGCTAGCACGGGCActaagggcagaatggccttctATCTAGCATTTTACTGTAgcaaacccctcccccaaccttcccGTACGTGGTACACGTACCTGACACTGTcgctttttaaattattttagttaagaaaaatacaaacagaaaagcTGTTTTTTGCATGCAATGCATTAATGCTACCTGCCCAGTAGTGCGTTTGCATAAAGACAATCTGCAGAACGGGGGAAGCCCGTGAGCAGCAACGAATATTCACATTGCTTACCTGATTTGGCCGACGCTGTAGCATCGAAGGCAAGCACCCGGCCGTGCTGAAGAGGGTGCTCCTTCTTGAACCGGACGTCGAAGGGCGGGTGGGCAGGTAGGCTTAGCAGCGTGTCCTTTACCGTCTTGGGTTTGGTAGCCCAGTCGTCGCCTCGGCTCTTCAGACTGTCGGGCAGCTCGTCCGCCCGGTGCTTGCTGTCCTTGGCCTCGTGCTCGGCGCTCGAGCCACCCGGCCGTTTGTTTACATCCACGAGGCGCCCGTTGACGCCGTGCGACGGGTGAgttggcggcggcggcggcggcagaGGGTGCGAACTCCCGTTCACCATGGGCACCAAGTTGGGCGGAGGGGGCGCGCCGTGCGCCCGCCTCGAGTTCGGGCTCTGCCGGTTCAACTCCGGTGGTTCGTCGGCTTTCGAGTATCCGTTCAACATGTTACCGGTGCCGTTCTGCCGAGATGAG encodes the following:
- the LOC132400799 gene encoding interferon regulatory factor 2-binding protein 2-A-like — translated: MSSAAVASTRRQSCYLCDLPRMPWAMIWDFTEPVCRGCVNYEGADRIEFVIDTARQLKRAHGFQDGRSPGPVPTAGKATLTKETTAQLVHPESCSSRPPQPLDRYPLASDRPPPRLEFPSSRQNGTGNMLNGYSKADEPPELNRQSPNSRRAHGAPPPPNLVPMVNGSSHPLPPPPPPTHPSHGVNGRLVDVNKRPGGSSAEHEAKDSKHRADELPDSLKSRGDDWATKPKTVKDTLLSLPAHPPFDVRFKKEHPLQHGRVLAFDATASAKSGTRGGRKRKASPEPESEGGGPPLGNKVNGEGQSWLPLSADGLKVTPVSYAPSPSPHSTPPDAGQNGQSPMAALILVADNAGSVHSPKEAGQVHSTTRRNSSSPLSPSSLNQRRLGHRDVPPAPVGTPHPGMEPVHPPNIPDSSVPSSVPLCCTICHERLEDTHFVQCPSVPSHKFCFPCSRESIKQQGATGEVYCPSGDKCPLVGSNVPWAFMQGEIATILAGDVKVKKERDP